A stretch of the Capra hircus breed San Clemente chromosome 10, ASM170441v1, whole genome shotgun sequence genome encodes the following:
- the HAUS4 gene encoding HAUS augmin-like complex subunit 4 produces MAFGDFCSPGEGMEMLQQVCSKQLPPCNLSEEDLLQNPHFSQLLLSLSQHVDESGLSLTLAKEQAQAWKEVRLHKTTWLRSEILHRVIQELLVDYYVKTQDTDLTSEDRKFHETLEQRLLVTELTRLLGPSQEREVPPLLGLEKADLLELMPPSEDFVWMRARLPLEVEEQLKKKCFTVLCYHNPSSDLDSETLKAAKVWNLAEVLAGEKQQCQAAKSQQKEQMVLLEKKSATYSQVLLRCLALLQRLLQEHRLKTQSELDRINAQYLEIKCSAMILKLRMEELKILSDTYTAEKVEVHRLIRDRLEGAIRLQEQDMEKSRQVLNTYEVLGEEFDKLVKEYTQLKQATENKRWTLQEFNKACR; encoded by the exons ATGGCATTCGGGGATTTCTgctcgcctggagaagggatggaaaTGCTACAACAAG TTTGCAGCAAACAGCTTCCTCCTTGTAACCTGAGTGAAGAGGACCTGTTACAGAACCCACACTTCAGCCAACTACTGCTGAGTCTCTCACAACACGTGGACGAGAGTGGTTTAAGCCTCACGCTGGCAAAGGAGCAGGCTCAG GCATGGAAGGAAGTTCGACTGCATAAGACAACATGGTTAAGGTCTGAGATTTTACACAGAGTCATTCAAGAGCTACTTGTGGACTACTATGTGAAGACACAAGATACAGATTTAACTTCTGAGGACAGAAAG TTTCATGAGACCCTTGAACAGCGGCTACTCGTGACCGAGCTGACACGGCTCTTAGGTCCCAGCCAGGAGAGGGAGGTGCCTCCACTTCTAGGGCTGGAGAAGGCGGACCTTCTGGAGCTCATGCCACCCTCAGAG GATTTTGTGTGGATGAGAGCCCGGCTCCCATTGGAAGTGGAGGAGCAGCTCAAGAAGAAATGCTTCACTGTGCTCTGCTACCACAATCCCAGTTCAG ATTTGGACAGTGAAACCCTGAAAGCAGCAAAGGTCTGGAACCTCGCTGAGGTTCTGGCAGGTGAGAAGCAGCAGTGCCAGGCTGCCAAGAGCCAGCAGAAGGAGCAGAtggtgctgctggagaagaagaGTGCCACCTACTCCCAG GTGCTACTTCGCTGCCTGGCCTTACTGCAGAGGCTTCTTCAGGAGCACCGGCTGAAGACTCAGTCTGAGCTGGACCGCATCAATGCTCAGTACCTGGAGATCAAGTGCAGCGCAATGATCCTTAAGCTACG GATGGAAGAGCTAAAGATTTTGTCTGACACTTACACTGCTGAGAAAGTGGAAGTTCATCGTCTCATTAG GGACCGTTTGGAGGGGGCCATTCGCCTACAAGAGCAGGACATGGAGAAGTCCCGACAGGTCCTGAACACCTATGAGGTCCTCGGGGAGGAGTTTGACAAGCTGGTGAAAGAGTACACCCAACTCAAGCAGGCGACTGAGAACAAGCGCTGGACCCTCCAGGAGTTCAACAAGGCCTGCCGCTGA